A genomic window from Candidatus Micrarchaeia archaeon includes:
- a CDS encoding AMP phosphorylase, which produces MKNNKNGKDAKSIIVEEMSAKAKIFDVLSGGKIAVLNTQEALENDIYPAYRGVLQKGDKEIVAMFDLSENLIKRGEIGLFAEVEEVLKAKSGDKINIKHLQRPFSIDYIKKKLDGKTLTDNEMEVIIKDLMANRLSQIELAAFISAMYIRGINDDETVALTNSIVNSGDTLNLGKKPILDKHCVGGIAGNRTTMVVVPIIAAAGLYIPKSSSRAITSASGTADTMEVLAPVDIKMDELKEIVLKTKGSIVWGGGMNLAAADDKLIKIRHPLSLDPKGVMLASVLAKKKAVNATHVVIDIPIGRGAKFQDVQTAKDLADDFINIGKKLNMEIEVIITDGSDPVGWGIGPALECKDVLEVLEGKGPQDLREKSCVLAGNLLELSGKVEKGRGSAVAEDLINNEKAIKKFREIIGAQGGKANIKINDLPIGDYVYSYEASKAGRINHIDNKILSKVARAAGSPRDVGAGIVLHHEAGDKVKKGDILFDIYSTSESKLSFAVKTLESVDPIELEKFLLKSYR; this is translated from the coding sequence ATGAAAAATAATAAAAATGGTAAAGATGCTAAATCAATTATTGTTGAAGAAATGTCTGCAAAAGCAAAAATATTTGATGTATTATCAGGGGGTAAAATCGCTGTTTTAAATACACAAGAAGCACTTGAAAATGATATTTATCCCGCATATAGGGGAGTATTGCAAAAAGGAGATAAAGAAATAGTTGCTATGTTTGATTTAAGTGAAAATTTAATAAAAAGAGGAGAAATAGGGTTATTTGCAGAAGTTGAAGAAGTATTAAAAGCAAAATCAGGAGATAAAATTAATATAAAACATTTACAAAGGCCTTTTTCTATTGATTATATAAAAAAGAAATTAGATGGTAAAACTTTAACTGATAATGAAATGGAAGTAATAATTAAGGATTTAATGGCAAATAGATTAAGTCAAATTGAATTAGCTGCTTTTATAAGTGCAATGTATATACGAGGAATTAATGATGATGAAACAGTTGCTTTAACAAATAGTATAGTGAATTCAGGAGATACTTTAAATTTAGGTAAAAAACCAATTTTAGACAAACACTGCGTTGGAGGAATTGCCGGAAATAGAACAACAATGGTTGTTGTACCTATTATAGCAGCAGCAGGATTATATATTCCAAAAAGCTCATCAAGAGCTATTACAAGTGCATCTGGAACAGCAGATACTATGGAAGTATTAGCGCCAGTTGATATTAAAATGGATGAATTAAAAGAGATTGTACTTAAAACTAAAGGTTCAATAGTCTGGGGAGGGGGTATGAATCTAGCAGCAGCAGATGATAAATTAATAAAAATAAGACATCCTTTAAGTTTAGATCCAAAAGGAGTAATGTTAGCAAGTGTATTAGCAAAGAAAAAAGCAGTAAATGCAACCCATGTTGTTATTGATATACCTATTGGAAGAGGAGCGAAGTTCCAAGATGTTCAAACAGCAAAAGATTTAGCAGATGATTTTATTAATATTGGAAAAAAATTAAATATGGAAATTGAAGTGATAATTACAGATGGAAGTGATCCAGTTGGTTGGGGTATTGGGCCTGCATTAGAGTGTAAAGATGTATTAGAAGTACTAGAAGGTAAAGGGCCTCAAGATTTAAGAGAAAAAAGCTGTGTTTTAGCAGGTAATTTATTGGAGTTATCAGGAAAAGTTGAGAAAGGTAGAGGTTCGGCTGTAGCTGAAGATTTAATAAATAATGAAAAAGCAATAAAGAAATTTAGAGAGATAATTGGTGCACAAGGAGGAAAAGCAAATATAAAAATTAATGACCTCCCAATTGGTGATTATGTATATTCATATGAAGCATCAAAAGCAGGAAGAATAAATCATATTGATAATAAAATTTTATCTAAAGTTGCAAGAGCTGCTGGTTCTCCAAGAGATGTTGGTGCAGGTATAGTTTTACATCATGAAGCAGGAGATAAAGTTAAGAAAGGAGATATTCTTTTTGATATTTATTCAACAAGCGAGTCAAAATTATCATTTGCAGTTAAGACTTTAGAAAGTGTAGATCCAATAGAACTTGAAAAATTCCTTTTAAAGAGCTATAGATAA
- a CDS encoding DNA-binding protein yields the protein MTKIKDLSPGSNATLVGKIIEKEEAREVITKFGKKTRVASAKLKCEDGEIKLTLWEDDIDKVNEGDNVKIEEGWITEFRGELQISTGKNGKITVQ from the coding sequence ATGACAAAAATAAAAGATTTATCCCCAGGTTCAAATGCAACTTTGGTTGGAAAAATAATTGAAAAAGAAGAAGCAAGAGAAGTAATTACTAAATTTGGAAAAAAGACAAGAGTAGCATCTGCAAAATTAAAATGCGAAGATGGAGAAATAAAATTGACTTTATGGGAAGATGATATTGATAAAGTTAATGAAGGAGATAACGTAAAAATAGAAGAAGGTTGGATAACTGAATTTAGAGGAGAATTACAAATTTCAACAGGTAAAAACGGAAAAATTACTGTTCAGTAA